GTTAAAGTGAGTGCTTTACCGCCTGATTCTCCCCCGGAGTCCGCATATGCCGATTTTCGATGCGATGCTGCAGGTTTTCGTGACCATGAATGGGATCTCCTCGAGCCCCTTCGTTCTCATCCTGCTCGCGTTCGCGGGCGCCTTCCTCGGGGCGAAGATCGTGGAAGTCATTCCCTACACCCGGCGGATCATCGAGCGTCGTGAGGCCCAGGCGGCGGAGCGGCAGTAGTCGCTCCACGTGACCAGGCCAGCTTGGCGGCTCCCGCGAGCGCGGCCTGGACTCCCAGCTTGGAGCGGCGGATCTCGACGGCCCTGACGAACGCGAAGCCCGCCAGCTCGTCCATCGCCCGCTCCAGCGGGTCGAAGAGGACGGGGCCGGCGTTGGCCACGCCGCCGCCGATCACCACGTGCGTGACCTCGGTGGCCGCGGCCGTCGAGACGATCATCGCGGCCAGCGCGCGGGCGCCCCGTTCGAAGGCGGCCAGGGCCACGGGGTGCCCCGAGGCGGCGTCCTTGGCCAGCATGGCGCCGTCGGGCGAGCGGCTCGCCTCGGGGCCCGCCGTCGAGTCGTCGGGCGAGGGGTTCGGCGTCCAGCCGTTGGCGAGGGCCCAGCGGACCAGGTTGGGTCCGCTGGCGTAGCTCTCGACACATCCCCTGCTGCCGCAGGGGCACGGGTCGCCATCGGGGTTGACGGTCATGTGGCCGACATGCCCGGCGTTTCCGGTGGGGCCGAGGAGCGGCGCGCCGCCGATCACCAGGCCGCCGCCGATCCCGGTGGACACGACGATGCCCAGCATGGACGGGCTCTCTTCGGCCATGCCCAGCCAGTGCTCGCCCAGCGCGAAGCACTGAGCGTCGCCCGCGAGCACGGTGGGCAGGCCGGTCAGCTCCCGCACCCGCTCGCGCAGCGGGAAGTCGCGCCACGTGGTGATGTTGACGGGGCTCACCGTGCCGGAGGCGAGGTTGAGCGGCCCCGCGCAGCCGATGCCGACCGCGACAGGGGCGGGGCCGTCGGCGACGACCCCGGTGACGAGACGGGCGAGGGCGCCGAAGACGTCCTCGCGCGGGGTGGGCACGGTGGCTGACCGCAGGACGGTCCCCGCACGGTCGACGAGGGCCGCGGCGAGCTTGGTGCCGCCGATGTCAATGGCGAGTACGTGAGTCATCAGTGCTTGTGGTGGTTGTCGGGCTGGCGGGGGTCGCCAGGATGTTCGAGGCCGTGGACGAGCCGCACGCGAGTGGCGCGCTGCACATCGAGCCATTGGACGAAGACCCGCCTCGCGGCAGCGGCGACCAACGAAGCCGCGACCGATGGGGCCGCGACTGATGGGGCCTGCGACGGCTGCCCGTCCATCGGGGCCTGCGGCGCGTGGCGGTCCAGCGGGAGCTGCGACGCTTGCGGTGCCATCGGTGGCCGGGGTGGCTGCGGTGTGCTCTCGGGCTGGGTGAGGGAGTCGGCGTCGGCTAGGGCGTCAGTGTCGGTATCGGTGTCGGGGTCGCCGACGGCATGGGCGATGGCGACGTGCCAGCCGAGGGCGTCACGGACGGGCCCGGCGAGCGTGCCGTACGGCCGGTCGCGCAGCGCCTCCGCGATCATGGTCGGCAGCGACCCGAGCGGGATCGCGCCGAGCGGCTCCAGGTCGTCTGGCGTCGCGGCCGTCGCGGCCGCCCGGTCGGCGAAGAGCGCGTGCCGTACCAGGTGGAGGGTTGGGGTGGGCGCCGGAGGGGCGGCCGACCAGGCGGACGGCACCCGCGCCGAGGCGGTCACGGCCTGGTAGACCGCGCGCACCCACGGGCTGCCGTTGTAGGCGGCGGCGTTGATGGAGCCCAGCTCGACGGCGGCGAGCCGGTCGAGCGGGGGGCCTTCCAGCGGGGTCAGCCCCCTGGCCAGCGCCTCGCGCTCGCACAGCACCTCGGTCAGGATCACCTGGGTGACCCAGCGGGCCATCTGGCGCGCCTCCGAGCTGCCGGGGACGGGGAGGGCCGCGTGGAGCGGACCCTCCCTCAGCTCGCGCAGGCGGGCGTCGAGGACGTCGTGGGGGACGGTCTGCCCGTCGACGAGCCCGATCATCGGGCGACCTCCAGGGGAACGGCGGGAGCGTACTGGCAGCGGCCGAACCACATGACCTTGGCCAGCGCCCACGAGCGGATCTCGGGCGCGTCGGCCGGGACCGTGACGGGGAAGGAGACCTCCACCTCGGCGCCGGGCGCGACGGTGAACCCCTGGATGACCGAGGGGAGCAGCTCCCACGTGCCCCAGGGGGAGGCCAGCTGCGCCTCGCCGCGGATGGTCCCCGCGGTGGTGTTCGCCAGCCGTACGATCAGGGCGGTCGTGTCACCGGGGCACAGGGCGAGCGACTCGGTGACGGGAGTGACGGACAGCCCCGTGGGCAGGGCGGTCTCGGTGGCGGCGCCCTGGGCGGCGACGCCGTCCTCGGGGACGGTCGTGATCGGCGCGGGCAGTTCGGGGGCGTCGCCGAGGGCGACGGTGACGACGTCCTCGACGAGCTGCTCGCCGACCCGCGTGCGCACCGCGACGAAGTGCAGGCCGCTCCCCGCGCCGGGGTCTGGGGTGACGGTGACGGGGAAGCGGACGTGGCCGCCGGGTTCGAGGCGGAAGACACGAGTGGCGGGGGTGGCGCTCCAGCCGTCGGGGAGCTCCACGGTGACCACGCCTTCGTGGGCGGTGTCCACCAGGTGGGAGGAGAGCACGACGTCCACCTCGAACGGCTGGTGGGAGGTGACCAGTCCGGGCGCGGCGGCGATGCTCACGGGCAGGTAGCCGAGCGGCGCGGGGCCCTTGTTGTGGAGCCAGTAGCGGCTGTAGACCGGCTGGGCGATCTCGGCGGTCCCGCCCAGCTCCTCGCCCTCCGCGTCGAGCGGCGCGGCGGCCAGGAAGGTGGCGACCTCGGAGCCCGCGAGCTCCAGGCCGCCCCGCTCGGCCCGCGCCTCGAGCAGGTCCGAGCGGACCAGGCCGTCGAGGTCGAGTACGGGCGAGTGCAGTGCGGCGGTCGTGCCCAGGCCCGTGGACTCGGCGAGCCTGATCGTCACCCCGTCGCCGGGCGTCGTCGTGCCGTGGGCCAGCGGGTTCCCCGCGGCCTTGACCGCGCTGAACAGCACCTCACGCGGCGGGTCCGCGCGCAGCAGCGAGTGCGTGGACGGCAGGTCACCGTCCTGTGCGGCGACCAGGCGGGGCAGCAGCGGGGTGATGAACTCCTGTCCGGCCGCGGGCAGCGTGAGCGCGCGCCAGTCGCCGATTCCGGCGACCAGCGCGTAGGAGAACTCGTGCGTCCAGTGCTGGAGTTGGAAACCCGACCCGTCAGGCGTCGTACGGCGCGGCGGATCCACCCACACCCCCGAGGGCCATCCCGTGCACGACCGCATCAGCGACAGGTGCAGCGCTCCCGACGGATCGACGGCGAAGCCCGGCAGGCCGTAGGTGAGCAGCGCGACCGTCCTGTCCTCCAGGACCTCCTCGCCCAGCGGGCAGGTGGCGCGGATGACCGTGCCGTCCAGCAGCGGGTCGCCGGGGTCGGCCACGATCAGCGCGGGCAGGGCCCGCAGGTCGCGCAGGTCGGCGCTGGGCTGCCAGACCTCGGCGAGCGGCCGCTCCGCGGGCACCCACACCCGGGTCGCGCCCGACTTGAGCGCGTCGAGGTAGGCGGGGTCGCTGCGCGCGAGCAGCTCGGCGGCCAGCGGGTTCTCGTCGGGTCCGCCGAGGACGATCCGCACGTCGGGCAGGTTGGAGTCGACGTCGAGCCAGCCGTACCTGGCGCCGGAGGCCGTCGAGGTGGTCGCGGTGACGCCCACCCTGGCCAGCGCCACGACCAGGTCGCGGGCCTCGGGCGCCGCGGTGGCCGAGGCGACGACGATCTCCGCGACGCCGATCGCCCGCGCGCCTGCCGCGCCGAGATCCACCCTGGCGGTGGAGGACAGGCCGAACCACGTGTTGGCCGGGTTGTCCAGCGTCCACGGGTGCTCGGCGGCGTCGGCGTCCGGCAGCGCGAAGCCCCTGCCCACGACCGCGCCCGCCACGTCGGAGACGGGCAGCGCGCCGGGGACATGGGCGGGGAAGCGCACGCGAAGCAGCCGGTCGGCCCCCGAGTAGTCGAGGACGCGGGTGGCGAACTCGACCCGGTCGGCGACCAGGGTGACGGTCTGCTCGTAGGTCAGCTCGCCGAGTGCGCCGGTGACGACCAGGCGGCTGCCGAGCGGGCTGGTCTCGGCCCTGACCGTGGCGGTGGTGTCGCCCGAGGCGGCGACCCGGCCGGTGGGCATCAGGTGCCAGGGACCTTCGCCCATGTCGGGGTGCTGTGCGTACTCGTCGTAGAGGCGGAGCTCGTTGCCGAGCCCGGTGAGGAGCTCGCGCCCGTCGCGCAGGACGGAGGTCAGGGCGCCACCTCGGGTGGGGTCGGCGGTGAGGCGCCAGAGGTCGTTCTCGATCGTGTGGCCCTCGACGGCGGTCCAGCTCTCGGCCGCGCCCTCGACGATCGGGTAGGTCTTCCAGCCGAGTGACGGCACGTCCTTCGCCAGGAAGACCTGCGTGCCGTCCTCGGTGACCGAAGGGGCGTCGACCCGCAGGCCCGGCTCCAGCCGGACGCGGACCAGGCCGTCGCGGGCGAAGGAGAGCGTGTTGGTGACGACCACGGCGCGGCCGTCCGCCTCGATCCGCGACACGAGCGCGTCGAGCGCCCTGTCGCGGGCGTCCGCGGCCAGGTCGTACGCCTCGCGCCAGCCGGTGAGCAGGTCGAGGTAGACCTGGTCGGACTCGGAGCCGGTGATCGCGTCGTGGTGGGCGCCGTAGGCCAGCTGCCGCCACACCTTGTCCAGCGCCACGTGCGGGTAGCGGCCGAGGCCGAGCAGGGACGCGAAGGCGGAGAGCCGTTCGGCGTCGAGCGCCGCGACCTCGGCGGCCCGCTGGGCCTGCTTGGTGTCGATGTACGAGACGTCCTTGCCGGTGTAGACCGGGTTCATGTCGCGCGTCTGCGGGCTGAAGGCGCCGGTCTCGGCGCACACCGCGGCGAAGAAGTCGTGCGGCACGGCGCACACGAACCTCGGCCAGACGTAGCGCTCCGCCCACGACCGGTGGATCTCGGTGACCCACTTGTTCGGCGGGGTGTAGTCGGTGCCGACGGGCAGCAGGACGTTCCTGGTGGCCGCGACCGGTTTCAGCGCCCTGAACAGCTCGTAGACGGCCTGGCTCGCCTCCTCCAGGGTCGCGGAGGAATCCATCCACCAGCCCGCCGAGTAGTGGGCGGGCATGTAGTGGGTCACGACGCCGAGCCCCGAGGGCGAGATCCACTCGAACTCGCTCGGGAACTGCATCAGGGTGGCGTCGTTGTGCGCCTCCCTGAAGTTCTTGTTGATCGGGCCCCACTGGTGGAAGGGCCCGCGCGCCCACGCGCTGCCGGTCAGGCCCGCCGCGGCGAGGTAGCCGGGGAACTGCGGGTCGTGGCCGAACGCGTCGAGCTGCCAGGCGGTGCGCGGCACGCCGCCGAGGATGTCGCGCTGGTAGCCGATGCCGTACACGATGTTGCGGATCGTGGTCTCGGCGCCGGTCAGGTTGGTGTTGGGTTCGTTGTAGGTGCCGCCCATCAGCTCGACCCTGCCCTCGGCCATGAGGCGGCGCAGGTCGGCCCTGCGCTCGGGGTGGAGGTCGAAGAACGGCTTGAGATAGTCGATCTCGGCGAGCACGAATTTGTAGTCGGGGTCGCGGTCGGCCAGCGCCAGATGCGCCTCGACCAGCGCGAACGCGTTGCGTTCCCACAGCGGCCTGGTGGTTGAATCGCCGGAGAGGAACTCCCACGGGCTGGTGTAGGCCGCCTGCGTGTTCCACCACACGGGGTCGTAGTGGAAGTGCGACACCATGTGCATCGTCCAGCCGGGCTCCTCGACGGTGACGTCCACGGTGAGCGAACTGTCACCCGCCGACACGGCGCACGGCACCACCGCTCCCACGGGGGCGCTCACCGCCAGCGGGACCTCGACGACGACGGTCGCGCTTCCCTCCGGCACCACCGCGCGGCCCGCCACACCCTCGCCGCGCACCACCACCTCGGCGTCGCGTTCGCCCTGCTCGGCGGTGACTTTCAGCACCTGATGAGGCTGCGCCTCCGTCCCCACGAACAGGTCGGTCGACTCGGCTGACAACAGGCGTACGGGCACGGACTCTCCCTCGGGGGCGGGGCGCTGTCGCCGTCACCCTAGGTCTTCGGAAGATCAATGGCAACGTTGTCATAAGGGCCGCCGATGTTGACGAGATCCGGAGGAAGAGATACGTTCCGGTAGATTTCGCGGCGAATCAGGGGAAATCCGGTGAGATGCCGGTGCGGACGCGCCACTGTATCCGGGGCCACAACCCCGGGAGCCAGGTCACCTGACCGCTGCGAC
This window of the Nonomuraea africana genome carries:
- a CDS encoding ROK family protein — protein: MTHVLAIDIGGTKLAAALVDRAGTVLRSATVPTPREDVFGALARLVTGVVADGPAPVAVGIGCAGPLNLASGTVSPVNITTWRDFPLRERVRELTGLPTVLAGDAQCFALGEHWLGMAEESPSMLGIVVSTGIGGGLVIGGAPLLGPTGNAGHVGHMTVNPDGDPCPCGSRGCVESYASGPNLVRWALANGWTPNPSPDDSTAGPEASRSPDGAMLAKDAASGHPVALAAFERGARALAAMIVSTAAATEVTHVVIGGGVANAGPVLFDPLERAMDELAGFAFVRAVEIRRSKLGVQAALAGAAKLAWSRGATTAAPPPGPHDAR
- a CDS encoding DUF7158 domain-containing protein, producing the protein MIGLVDGQTVPHDVLDARLRELREGPLHAALPVPGSSEARQMARWVTQVILTEVLCEREALARGLTPLEGPPLDRLAAVELGSINAAAYNGSPWVRAVYQAVTASARVPSAWSAAPPAPTPTLHLVRHALFADRAAATAATPDDLEPLGAIPLGSLPTMIAEALRDRPYGTLAGPVRDALGWHVAIAHAVGDPDTDTDTDALADADSLTQPESTPQPPRPPMAPQASQLPLDRHAPQAPMDGQPSQAPSVAAPSVAASLVAAAARRVFVQWLDVQRATRVRLVHGLEHPGDPRQPDNHHKH
- a CDS encoding NEW3 domain-containing protein; translated protein: MPVRLLSAESTDLFVGTEAQPHQVLKVTAEQGERDAEVVVRGEGVAGRAVVPEGSATVVVEVPLAVSAPVGAVVPCAVSAGDSSLTVDVTVEEPGWTMHMVSHFHYDPVWWNTQAAYTSPWEFLSGDSTTRPLWERNAFALVEAHLALADRDPDYKFVLAEIDYLKPFFDLHPERRADLRRLMAEGRVELMGGTYNEPNTNLTGAETTIRNIVYGIGYQRDILGGVPRTAWQLDAFGHDPQFPGYLAAAGLTGSAWARGPFHQWGPINKNFREAHNDATLMQFPSEFEWISPSGLGVVTHYMPAHYSAGWWMDSSATLEEASQAVYELFRALKPVAATRNVLLPVGTDYTPPNKWVTEIHRSWAERYVWPRFVCAVPHDFFAAVCAETGAFSPQTRDMNPVYTGKDVSYIDTKQAQRAAEVAALDAERLSAFASLLGLGRYPHVALDKVWRQLAYGAHHDAITGSESDQVYLDLLTGWREAYDLAADARDRALDALVSRIEADGRAVVVTNTLSFARDGLVRVRLEPGLRVDAPSVTEDGTQVFLAKDVPSLGWKTYPIVEGAAESWTAVEGHTIENDLWRLTADPTRGGALTSVLRDGRELLTGLGNELRLYDEYAQHPDMGEGPWHLMPTGRVAASGDTTATVRAETSPLGSRLVVTGALGELTYEQTVTLVADRVEFATRVLDYSGADRLLRVRFPAHVPGALPVSDVAGAVVGRGFALPDADAAEHPWTLDNPANTWFGLSSTARVDLGAAGARAIGVAEIVVASATAAPEARDLVVALARVGVTATTSTASGARYGWLDVDSNLPDVRIVLGGPDENPLAAELLARSDPAYLDALKSGATRVWVPAERPLAEVWQPSADLRDLRALPALIVADPGDPLLDGTVIRATCPLGEEVLEDRTVALLTYGLPGFAVDPSGALHLSLMRSCTGWPSGVWVDPPRRTTPDGSGFQLQHWTHEFSYALVAGIGDWRALTLPAAGQEFITPLLPRLVAAQDGDLPSTHSLLRADPPREVLFSAVKAAGNPLAHGTTTPGDGVTIRLAESTGLGTTAALHSPVLDLDGLVRSDLLEARAERGGLELAGSEVATFLAAAPLDAEGEELGGTAEIAQPVYSRYWLHNKGPAPLGYLPVSIAAAPGLVTSHQPFEVDVVLSSHLVDTAHEGVVTVELPDGWSATPATRVFRLEPGGHVRFPVTVTPDPGAGSGLHFVAVRTRVGEQLVEDVVTVALGDAPELPAPITTVPEDGVAAQGAATETALPTGLSVTPVTESLALCPGDTTALIVRLANTTAGTIRGEAQLASPWGTWELLPSVIQGFTVAPGAEVEVSFPVTVPADAPEIRSWALAKVMWFGRCQYAPAVPLEVAR